A stretch of Chionomys nivalis chromosome 2, mChiNiv1.1, whole genome shotgun sequence DNA encodes these proteins:
- the Ttc9b gene encoding tetratricopeptide repeat protein 9B encodes MQRGALSPVLMLSAAPEPPPRPPPALSPPGPGSAPRHGSARPGPAPEPSGGLAAALDSSLRAAVAFKAEGQRCYREKKFREAIGKYHRALLQLKAAQGARPGGLPAPSPGPAVSPGPARLSEEQRRLVENTEVECYDSLTACLLQSELVNYERVREYCLKVLEKQQGNFKATYRAGIAFYHLGDYARALRYLQEARSREPTDTNVLRYIQLTQLKMNRCSLQREDSESGTGGPARDVLG; translated from the exons ATGCAGCGCGGCGCGCTGTCCCCGGTGCTGATGCTCAGCGCTGCCCCGGAGCCTCCACCGCGCCCGCCTCCCGCCCTTTCCCCCCCGGGCCCAGGCTCAGCGCCTCGCCATGGCTCAGCTCGCCCGGGTCCTGCCCCAGAGCCGTCTGGGGGCCTGGCTGCGGCACTCGACAGCAGTCTGCGGGCCGCCGTGGCGTTCAAGGCGGAGGGTCAGCGCTGCTACCGAGAAAAGAAGTTCCGAGAAGCTATTGGCAAGTACCACCGGGCACTGCTGCAGCTGAAGGCAGCTCAGGGGGCCCGCCCTGGCGGCCTGCCCGCCCCCTCCCCCGGACCCGCAGTCAGCCCGGGGCCGGCCCGCCTCAGCGAGGAGCAGCGGCGCCTGGTGGAGAACACAGAGGTTGAATGTTATGACTCCCTCACCG CTTGCCTCCTGCAGTCGGAGCTGGTGAACTATGAGCGTGTGCGCGAGTACTGTCTCAAGGTGTTGGAGAAACAGCAGGGCAACTTCAAGGCCACCTATCGCGCCGGCATCGCCTTTTACCACCTGGGTGACTACGCGCGTGCGCTGCGCTACCTGCAGGAAGCCCGAAGCCGGGAGCCCACAG ACACCAATGTTCTCCGCTACATCCAGCTGACTCAGCTGAAGATGAACCGTTGCAGCCTCCAGCGGGAAGACAGCGAGAGCGGGACTGGAGGCCCAGCTCGGGATGTCCTGGGCTGA